A window from Kovacikia minuta CCNUW1 encodes these proteins:
- a CDS encoding retropepsin-like aspartic protease family protein, producing MKKSSFRLAAIAGFAFITLTPAISIVTQSLPATAQDESCFMVTSSGRRVNLGKLCGYGTLKPSTTNAPGNPAANPNPAATSPNAAANVYQAKIKYRLGKTPVIDVTFNGKQTFEMVVDTGADGTLITGRMASVLRLPMTGVGQFEMADGRTVVMPLARVTSMSVSGAEVRNVEVAVADKTDIGLLGHDFFDNYDVKIKQQVVEFYRR from the coding sequence GTGAAGAAAAGTTCATTTCGGTTAGCTGCGATCGCGGGCTTTGCTTTCATTACCCTGACTCCAGCAATAAGCATCGTTACCCAAAGTTTGCCCGCAACCGCCCAGGATGAAAGCTGCTTCATGGTCACCTCCTCTGGACGCAGGGTTAATCTTGGCAAACTCTGTGGCTATGGCACCTTAAAACCATCCACAACAAACGCCCCTGGGAATCCCGCTGCCAATCCTAATCCTGCTGCTACCAGCCCTAATGCTGCTGCTAATGTTTATCAGGCAAAAATCAAGTACCGCCTGGGCAAAACCCCCGTTATCGATGTCACTTTTAATGGCAAACAAACCTTTGAAATGGTTGTGGATACAGGAGCGGATGGCACACTGATTACAGGCAGAATGGCAAGTGTGCTTCGTCTCCCGATGACCGGCGTCGGACAATTTGAGATGGCAGATGGTAGAACGGTCGTCATGCCCCTGGCAAGAGTAACCTCGATGTCGGTCAGCGGGGCTGAGGTCAGAAATGTGGAAGTCGCCGTTGCAGATAAAACAGACATTGGTTTATTGGGACACGACTTCTTCGACAACTACGACGTAAAAATCAAACAACAGGTCGTCGAATTTTATCGCCGCTAA